The DNA sequence GAAAATGGCTGAAGCGGCTGCAGCTTCGATTGGCCTTGATGTCGCCGGAGTCGATATCATTTCACAGGATATCGCAAAGCCATTGGATCCGCGTGATACCTGTGTACTGGAGGTCAATGCTGCCCCTGGGATCCGGATGCATCTTTACCCTGGAAAAGGAAAGAGCAGAAACGCCGGTGCTGACATTGTTGACTATTTGTTTTCCAGCAGGGAAGAAGCAGCGATCCCGGTAATCGCTGTAACAGGAACGAACGGGAAAACCACAACCTCAAGGCTCGTCAAGCATTTCATCGAAAAGGAAGGTACGACTGTCGGCCTTACCAGCTCAGATGGCGTCTATGTCGGTGAACAGTGCATCGATACAGGGGACTGCTCAGGGCCGATTTCGGCAAGGAAGATATTAAGCCATCCTAAAGTCGATATAGCGGTGCTTGAGTCTGCCAGGGGAGGAATCCTTAGAGAAGGGCTTGCCTTCCGCCATTGTGATATAGGCATTGTCACCAATGTTTCTGAAGATCACCTCGGACTTGATGGGATTGAGGATTTCGCCCAGCTGGTAAAATTAAAGAGGCTTATACCGGAAGTAGTCATTGAAGGGGGCTATTGCATCTTGAATGCCGATGATCCGGAGACTTTAAAAATGGCGTCTTACACGAAAGGGAAAGTCATTTATACATCACTGAATGAAGAGAGCGAGGGTTCCCAAAGGGCTCTGGAGAAGGGCGAGCCTCTTTGGTATCTGGACAGCATGGGACAGATTGTATACGCGGAAGCAGGCATCAAAGCGGAATTCCTGCCTGCTGCTGATGTACCTGTTACAATCAATGGCAGGGCGAAGCACAATATAGCCAATCTGCTTCAGGCACTGGCTGCGGCGGCTGCGCAAGGAGTAAGTCTTGAAACACTCAAGGAAAAGGCTTTATCGTTTACACCTGACTCCAGGAATTCCCGTGGAAGGTTCAATGCTTTCCTTGTTCAAGGGCGGGAAATCATCATTGATTATGCCCATAATGCTGCAGGGCTGTCTGCTGTTTTTGGTACGGCCGCAGATACAAAAAACAAAAGGCTGATTACCATCCTTTCAGCCCCGGGAGACCGGTCGGATTCCGATATTGCCAGGATGGCAGAAATTTCAGCGGGATATTCAGATTTAATCATCATAAAGGAAGATAAAGACCTGAGAGGAAGACTGCCCCTTGAAACTGCCTCTCTTTTGAAAGCAGCTGCTTCCACGGTTATTGACAGCCAGTCAGTGTTCGTACACCCTGATGAACT is a window from the Bacillus infantis NRRL B-14911 genome containing:
- the cphA gene encoding cyanophycin synthetase, coding for MYAFQSAKEIAEKILRGEEGFSVKHYVEKIADLFYKNKLGPSTESIYLAAAARKIPVERVGKNSFLRLGTGSKQKYVQATITSQTSYLAVEASCDKEMTKEMLRGTGIPVPEGEVAETLEGITEAAVRVGFPLVIKPLHGRQGQGVATGISSWDELNAVQKCLNEEDKPYIVERHYEGSDYRLFVVDNQLRAASLRVPPFIIGNGKDTIQQLIDKENENPLRGNGHEKPMTKIPMAEALDCFLEKMDLNKSYVLEKGRVLPVAGNANLSTGGQAIDVTDEVHPSVRKMAEAAAASIGLDVAGVDIISQDIAKPLDPRDTCVLEVNAAPGIRMHLYPGKGKSRNAGADIVDYLFSSREEAAIPVIAVTGTNGKTTTSRLVKHFIEKEGTTVGLTSSDGVYVGEQCIDTGDCSGPISARKILSHPKVDIAVLESARGGILREGLAFRHCDIGIVTNVSEDHLGLDGIEDFAQLVKLKRLIPEVVIEGGYCILNADDPETLKMASYTKGKVIYTSLNEESEGSQRALEKGEPLWYLDSMGQIVYAEAGIKAEFLPAADVPVTINGRAKHNIANLLQALAAAAAQGVSLETLKEKALSFTPDSRNSRGRFNAFLVQGREIIIDYAHNAAGLSAVFGTAADTKNKRLITILSAPGDRSDSDIARMAEISAGYSDLIIIKEDKDLRGRLPLETASLLKAAASTVIDSQSVFVHPDELEAYQKAWSLSQEGDTLLFLYEDFEVASSFIEDLKKHEQALQGD